The region GGTGTCCAGGCGTCGGCAGCAGCCCGGTTTTTTATGCAGCTCACGCTGCAACCGGCATGACCGGCTCCGGGGCTTGCAAGTTTTCTGGTGATTTCGACGGCCTGGTCCCACTGCGTAAGCGGGAGCGCACAGGTCTCTCAGCCGGTGATGCCTACAATGGTCATCTCACCGATACCTTGCAGTGGACCCATGCCTGGACAATAGCAAACGCAAACTACCCTTGGTCGCTCCGGACGGCATGAGTCGCGATTGAGCACGTTCCTGCAAACGAAAAAGGCCCCACCTTGCGGTGGAGCCCCTTTCTGTCTGGCCTGCAGGCCGTTCCTCAGTCGTCAGACTTGAGGAACGCCGGCATGTGGTCCGGAGCCGGACTGTCTTCACGGTCACGACGCGGGCCACGATCACCGCGACCTTCACCGCCCTCGCGACGGGGGCCACGGTCGCCACGGCCACCACGGTCGTTGCCACGCGGGCCACGACGGTCGCCGCGATCGCCGCGATCACCGCGCGGTTCACGCGGTTCGCGGGGCGGACGGGTGTCTTCCAGCTCGCCACCGGTCTCCTGATCGACGACGCGCATCGACAGGCGAACCTTGCCGCGCTGGTCGATCTCGAGGACCTTGACGTAGACGTCCTGGCCTTCCTTCACCACGTCGGTCGGCTTTTCCACGCGCTCGTTCTTCATTTCCGAGACGTGGACGAGGCCGTCCTTGCCACCCATGAAGTTCACGAAAGCGCCGAAGTCGACGATGTTGACGACCTTGCCCTTGTAGATCTTGCCGACTTCCGCTTCCTCGACGATGCCGAGGATCCAGTTCTTCGCAGCTTCGATCTGGGTCAGGTCCGAGGACGAGATCTTGATCAGGCCTTCGTCGTCGATGTCGACCTTCGCGCCGGTGGTGGCGACGATTTCGCGGATCACCTTGCCGCCGGTGCCGATGACATCACGGATCTTCGACTTGTCGATCTGCAGCGTCTCGATGCGCGGAGCGTGGGCCGAAAGCTCGGTACGTGCCTCGCCCAGGGCCTTGGTCATTTCGCCGAGGATGTGCGCGCGGCCTTCCGAAGCCTGACGCAGCGCGACTTCGAAGATCTCGCGCGTGATGCCCGCGACCTTGATGTCCATCTGCATCGTGGTGATGCCTTCAGACGTGCCGGCCACCTTGAAGTCCATGTCGCCGAGGTGGTCCTCGTCGCCAAGGATGTCGGACAAAACGGCGAACTTGTCGCCTTCAAGGATGAGGCCCATGGCGATGCCCGAAACCGGACGCTTCACCGGAACGCCCGCGTCCATCATCGAAAGGCAGCCGCCGCAGACAGTTGCCATCGAGGACGAACCGTTCGACTCGGTGATGTCCGAGAGGATGCGGATCGTGTAGGGGAACTCTTCCTTGGTCGGCAGCACCGGGTGCAGCGCGCGCCATGCCAGCTTGCCATGGCCCACTTCACGACGGCCCGGAGCGCCGAAACGGCCAACTTCGCCAACCGAGTACGGCGGGAAGTTGTAGTGGAGCATGAAGTTTTCATAGCGCAGGCCTTCGAGGCCGTCGATCATCTGCTCGGCGTCCTTGGTGCCCAGCGTGGTCGTGCAGATCGCCTGCGTTTCACCGCGGGTGAACAGCGCCGAACCATGCGTACGCGGCAGGAAGCCGACGATCGCCTCGATCGGGCGGACCTGCGTGGTGGTGCGACCGTCGATGCGCTGGCCATCCTTGAGGATCGCGCCACGGACGATGTCGGCTTCCACCTTCTTCATCGTCTTCATCGCGACCATCTGGGTCTGCGCGCCTTCTTCCGCGAACGCAGCCTTCGCCTTGGCGCGGGCTTCGTTCAGGGCGTTCGAGCGGGCCGACTTGTCGGTCAGCTTGTAGGCAGCGGCAACGTCCTTGCCGACCAGGTCCTTGAGCTTCTTCTTGATGTCGGCAGTGTTGTCCGACAGGTCGATGTCCCAGGGGTCCTTGGCAGCCTTCTCGGCCAGCTGGATGATCGCACCGACGACCTTCTTGATCTCGTCATGCGCGAACAGCACGGCGCCGAGCATTTCGTCTTCGCTCAGTTCCTTGGCTTCCGATTCCACCATCATCACGGCAGTGTCGGTTGCAGCAACCACGAGGTCGAGGCGGCCGTCGGCAAGGGCCACGTCCTGCTTCGGGTTCAGCACGTATTCGCCATCGACGAAGCCGACGCGGGCAGCGCCGATCGGGCCCATGAACGGCACGCCCGAGATGGTCAGAGCAGCCGAAGCAGCGATCATCGCAACGATATCGGGCTCGGTCTCGCCGTCATAGCTCAGGACCTGGGCGATGACGTTGATTTCGTTGTAGAAACCTTCGGGGAACAGCGGGCGGACCGGACGGTCGATCAGGCGGGAAACCAGCGTTTCCTTTTCCGTCGCGCCGCGTTCGCGCTTGAAGAAGCCGCCGGGAATGCGCCCCGCAGCCGAATACTTTTCCTGGTAGTGGACGGTCAGCGGGAAGAAGTCCTGGCCTTCCTTGACCGACTTTGCCGCGGTGACCGCGCAAAGCACCACGGTTTCGCCATAGGTGGCGATGACCGCGCCGTCAGCCTGACGGGCAATGCGGCCGGTTTCGAGGGTGAGGGTCTTTCCGCCCCACTCCAGCGATACTGTCTTGACGTCGAACATTTCGTTTCCTTCAGCCCGCGCGCCCTATTGCGAGCGGGGTTTGCTGCCGGGGAATGCCGTCCCGGTCCGGTGTGGGGCCGTTTGTCTTGCCCCAGAGGCACCTCGCCGAATTGCGAGGACGCCTGTTGTTTGGTCGCATCGCGAAAAGCGAAAACCGGTTCCCACTTTTCGCGCGATACTCCCAGAAAGCAAAAGCGGCCCGCTTGGGGCCGCTCCGCTGGTTACTTGCGAAGACCGAGCTTCTGGATCAGGTCGTTGTAGCGACCCACGTCCTTCTTCTTCAGGTAGTCGAGAAGCGAGCGACGCTTGTTGACCATCATCAGCAGGCCGCGACGCGAGTGGTTGTCCTTGTGGTTGGACTTGAAGTGCTCGGTCAGCGTCTGGATGCGGCTGGTCAGGATCGCGACCTGGACTTCCGGCGAACCGGTGTCACCCTCGGCGCGAGCGTGAGCTGCAATGACTTCCTGCTTCTTTTCTGCGGTAATCGACATGTATTCTACTCCGCGACATCCTGTAAGTTGAAGCCCCGCTGGACCTTCAGGCTTCCGCCCGAAAGCTCCACCAGCGCGACCGGCACAGATCCGGCCTTCGCCCAGTAAAGCCCGTCCTCGAAGGGCAATCCCGCCAGAACGCGGCCCTGTCGGACCGCCCTTGCCTGCTCGGGATCGAGGGAGAGAGCCGGGATGTCGACCAGCCCTGCCTCCAGCGGCAAGAGTATGTGTTCAAGGGGCGCGCCTTTACCCACATCGTTCAATTTGTCCAGCGAAATCGCTTGAGCAATGTCGAACGGCCCAGCCTTCAGGCGGCGCAACATGGTCACGTGACCCACGGTGCCAAGCGCGCGAGCGATGTCTCGGGCCAGGCTGCGGATGTACGTTCCTTTGGATACATGGGCAGTCAGGGTCAGTTCTTCAACCCGGCCAGCGCCCGCAACAGGATCTGCCTGTAGCGAGAAGATCGTCACATCGCGCGATCTGAGTTCAAATGCCTCACCCTTGCGCGCAAGGTCATAGGCCCGTTCACCATCAACCATCAGCGCCGAATAGGCTGGCGGCACTTGCGCGATAGGCCCGGTAAAGCGCGGCAGGACTGCCTCGATCTCTGCCCATGAGGGCCGGACATCGCTTGTCGCCACGACCTTCCCCTCAAGATCGAGTGTGTCAGTCTCCTCCCCGAAACGGACCGTGAAAGCATATATCTTGCTGGCATCGAGCATCCGCCCGCACAGCTTGGTCGCCTCGCCAATGGCAATCGGCAACACACCTGTCGCCAGCGGATCGAGCGTGCCGCCGTGTCCGACCTTGCACTTGCCGAAGCCTGCAGCCCGCAAGTTGCGCTTCACCGCCGCCACGCCCTGCGTCGAGCCAAGCTCAAGCGGCTTGTCGAGTATGATCCAGCCATCGACCATGATCAGATTGGCTCAGGCCCGGCCACCAGCATGGCAAGATTGGCAAGCTGCTGGCCCATCCAGTCCACCGGCGGCCCGATCAGCCGCTGGACCAGATGCAGGTCCGGCCAGAAGTACGGCAGGATCACGAGGAAGGCGAAGACCACCAGCAACCCATAGGGCTCCAACCGACCATAGACCCGCGCCAGCGGTGCTGGCAGCACGCCCATCACGATGCGCGAGCCATCGAATGGCGGGATCGGCAGCAGGTTGAACGCGCCGAGGAAGAGGTTCACGATCAGGAAGTTGCGCAGGTTGTCCGAAACGAACAGCGCGCCCAGCCCCGGTTCGCCCATGGAATCGGTCGCCCGCACCAGCAGGCCGAGCGCAATCGCCGTCAGGAACGCCAGCACGAAGTTCGTCACCGGCCCCGCCGCTGCGACCAGCACCATCCCCAGCGCGGGTTGCGCAAACGGCGGAAGTCCACCGGCACGGGCTTGGCCCAGCCGAACACGGGCGCACCGCTCAGCTTCAGCAGCCCCGGCAGGATGATCGTTCCGAACGGATCGACATGGCGCAGCGGGTTGAGGCTCAGCCGCTTCTGCTCGGCCGCCGTAGGATCGCCCAAGGCACGCGCCACCCAGCCATGCGCCACTTCGTGGAACACGATCGCCAGGATCATCGGGATTGCAATCGTGGCAATCTGCCAGACCAGACTTTCGGGGTTCATGCTTTGTCGCTCATCCAGTCATCGCGCAGGATCGAGAACAGCACGGTATTGCGCACCCGCCCCGTCCAGGTGCGGCGCTCATGCCGCATCACGCCTTCCTGCACTCCGCCAACCTTCCTGACCGCAGCCTGACTGCGCAAGTTGATCGCATCCACCTTGAACGCCACGCGCTCCAGCCCGCAGGCGAAGGCATGGTCGATCATCAGCCGCTTGAGCCGTCCGTTGAGGCCGGTGCCGCGAACCGACGGCACGATATAGCTGTTGCCGACCTCGATCGACCAACCCGGCGCGCCATGTTCGATCCACGCCGTCATGCCGACCAGCACCTCGCCCGAAAAGACAGCATAGGGCCGACGCTGCGGCGCGGAGTTCAGCAGACTGTCGAACTGCGGATCAAACGCCTCGCCGCCATAACTGAACGGGTAGATTGTCCAGATCTCGTCATCCTGCGCACAGGCCTGTCGCAGCCCCTCGCGATGATCCTCGCGCAGAAGTTCGAGCCGCAGGTCGCCCTCGGCCAGCGGCACGTAGAGTCCGTCCCCGCTCATGAACCCATCGCCTCCGAGAAGTGCCGCCGGCACAGTGCAACATAACGGTCGTTCCCGCCGATCTCGGTCTGCGCCCCTGCCCGCACCGCCGCGCCGCTTTCATCCACGCGCAGATTCATCGTCGCCTTGCGCCCGCAGTGGCACACCGCCTTCAGCTCCACCAGCGAGTCCGCGATGCCGAGCAATGCTGCCGCGCCCTCGAACAACTCCCCCTGAAAATCGGTGCGCAGGCCATAGCAAAGCACGGGTATGCCCGCCTCGTCGGCAATCCGCGCCAGTTGCCAGACTTGGGCCTTGGACAGGAATTGCGCCTCGTCCACCAGCACGCACGACAGCGGCTGTACCACATGGGCAGCTTTCACCGCCGTCCACAGATCGGTAGCGTGCCCGAAACGATGCGCCTCGGCATGAAGGCCGATGCGGCTTTCGATGGCTCGGTCGCCGCCCCGGTCATCGAGCTCCGCAGTCCACAGCATCGTCGCCATCCCCCGCTCGCGGTAGTTGAAGTCCGCTTGCAGAAGGTTGGTCGATTTGCCGGCGTTCATGCTGGCGTAGTAGAAATAGAGCTTGGCCATTGCGCACAGCCATAAGCCGGACGTTCCGGATTGCCAGAGGGATCGCCAACCAATGCGCAGGAAAACTCGGCAGACAATCGGCGCGCTGACCCTCGCCGCCTCAATCCTTACGCTGGGCGGCAATACACCGCCTCAGAAGTTGCGCTATCGCATCGACGCCCAGCACAGCGACGTCCACGCCCGTGTCGGCTTTTTCGGCATCGCCAGCAAGACCGCCCGCTTTCCGGCCATCAGCGGCGGCATCGAACTCGACCCCGCGCATCTGGAAAGCGTGAAGCTCGATGTCACGCTTGATGCAACCGCGCTCGAAGCCGGGGATTCCGTCACGCTCAAGCGCCTCAAGGGCCCGGACTTTTTCGATGTAGAGCATCACCCGCAGGTGCGCTTCGTCGGGCGCTCCATGATGATGACCGGCCCGGTGACCGCCGTGGTCAGTGGCGATCTCACAGCCAAAGGCGTCACTCGCCCAACCACGCTCGATGTCAGCTTCACCGCGCCGCCCACCAAAGCCACCGGCCGCGAGGCCATCCGCCTGTCAGGCCGGGCAAAGATCGACCGCACAGCGTTCGGCATGACCGCCTACCGCCTGATCGTCGCCAAGAACGTTACCATCAGCATCGATACGCAGATGGTGCCGACTTAATCCTCGAGGTCGCGCAGAACCTTGGGATCGGACAGCAACTGCTCGATCCGGCTTGCCTCGTCAAAGCTCTCGTCCGGCAGAAACTTGAGCTTGGCGGCGTACTTCAGCCGCAACCGCTGCGCCACTTCGCGCTGGAAATACGCCGTATTGGTCCGAAGCGCTTTGAGGACGACTTCCTCGTCCTTGCCCAGTAAGGCCTTCACGAACACCGTGGCGTGACGCAGATCGGGCGACATGCGCACTTCCGTAACCGAAACGGAGTGCGCGGAAAGCACGTCGTCATGCACTTCCTGCCGCGTCAGCAGCTCCGACAGGATATGGCGCACCTGCTCCCCCACCTTGAGCAGGCGGACGGAACGGGTTTCGGGGTGGTCTGAAACTTGGCCAATTCTAACTCATCTTCGAAAGGATGCGCGCGATCGAGCGCACGTTGCGGGCGGTGCCCCGGCAACCGAGACGGCGCTCGATAAAGGCGCTCGTCAGCTTGCTTTCGGCAACGCTGCTTACAAAATCGATATAGATGCTGCGCTCGCCAATTGCCAGTTTCTCAAGTCCGCGCATGGCCTGGTCCGCTGCCAGCTTGTCGAAAGCGACCTGATCGGGCTGGCGTTCGAGGAACAGGGTGTGGACCAGATTGTCCTTGCCGATGCCGGTAAAGGGATTGCCCTCCACCGCCTGCGCCATCGCCGCCCGGTCACGCACGGCGACGAAGCTCCTGATGTCGAACCGGTCGAGCATGACATGCGCGAACAAGTCCTCCAGACCATCAAGCGGACGCTCGTCATAATCGAACAGCAGGTTGCCACTGGCGACCACCGTCTCCAGCCCGGTCAGCCCTTCCCGCTCGAACGCCCAGCGCAGATCCGCCATCGTCACGCGATTGCCGCCGACGTTGATCGATCCGAACAGGGCAACATAGCGGGTCATGGTAGATGGCCGTTCTTGCAATTCGGGGCAGATGTGTTATACAAGGAAGATCACGACGGTTGAAATCTTCAGTTTCACCATCCCGGAGCCCGGACGCTGCTACGTTCGGGCTCTTTTCGTATCAGGGGTGCTGCTGCTACAGCACCCCTCACTGGCTTTACTTGCGGCCAAGCTCGATGAGCTTGATCACCAGTCCGACGAGCCCCACGATCAACGTGGCCACGCCAAGAACCAGAATCACGACTGTATCTATCTTCAAAAACATCACCTTCCCTTCTGTCGCCAGTAGCGACCTCGGAAAGACGTTCTTGGGACAAGTCCAGTGTGACTCTAGTCCTCTGCGGCAAAGCTGTTGACCAGCGAGACTGCCGCCGAAATGGCAGGACGCCCCGCCGCCCCTGAAGGCGGAGGGAGCATCCCCTTACATCATCAAAGCGTGCGGTCGCGCATCTCGACTTCGAAGACTTCCAGCTGATCGCCAGCCTTGATGTCGTTCGTGTCCTGCAGCAGCACGCCGCATTCCAGGCCTGCGCGGACTTCGGCAACGTCGTCCTTGAAGCGGCGCAGCGAGGCGATGGTCGTGCGGCTGACGATGACGTCGTTGCGCGTGAGGCGCGCATGCAGCCCCTTGCGGATGACGCCCTCGACCACGAGGAGCCCTGCTGCCTTGTCCTTCTTGCCCGCCGGGAAGACTTCCTTGACCTCGGCACGGCCCACGACCGTTTCGATCGCCTCCGGACCCAGCTCGCCCGCCATTTCCGAACGGATGTCGTCGGTCAGCTGATAGATCACGTCGAAGTACTTCATCCGCACCTTGTTGCGCTCGATCAGCTCGCGCGCCTTGGCGTTCGGACGAACGTTGAAGCCCACGATCGGCGCACCGCTGGCCTGTGCCAGGTTGACGTCGCCTTCGGTGATCGCACCAACGCCGGATTGCAGGATGCGCACCTTGATCTCGTCGGTCGAGATCTTGTTGAGCGCATTGACGATCGCTTCGACCGACCCTTGCACGTCGGCACGGACCACCAGCGGGTACTCGATGACCGTGTTCTTCGCGGCGAGCGCGGAGAACATGTTCTCGAGGCTGGCAGGCGCCTGCACGGTGCGCTTGGCGGTCGCGCGTTCCTGACGGTACGCGGCCACTTCGCGGGCCCGGGCCTCGCTTTCCACCACGGTCAGCGTGTCGCCGGCCATCGGCACGCCGCCGATGCCGAGCACTTCGACCGGCAGCGACGGCCCCGCCGCCTTCACCTGACGACCCTTGTCGTCGAGCATCGCGCGGACGCGGCCCGACTGGGTGCCGACCACGAGGATGTCACCCACCTTGAGCGTGCCGCGATTGACCAGCACTGTCGCCAGCGGACCCTTGCCCTTGTCGAGCTTGGCCTCGATCACAGTGGCTTCCGCCGCGCGATCCGGGTTTGCCTTAAGTTCAAGCAGTTCGGCCTGAAGCAGGATCTTCTCGATCAGTTCGTCAAGGCCGGCACCCGACTTGGCCGAGACTTCCACGTCCTGCACGTCGCCCGACATCGCCTCGACGATGATCTCGTGCTCGAGCAGGCGCTCGCGGATCTTTTGCGGATTGAACTCGGGCTTGTCGGACTTGGTGATCGCCACGATCATCGGCACGCCGGCCGCCTTGGTGTGGTTGATCGCCTCGATCGTCTGCGGCATCAGCCCGTCGTCACCGGCAACAACCAGAATGACGATGTCAGTGACGTTCGCACCGCGCATGCGCATTTCGGTGAAGGCTTCGTGGCCCGGGGTGTCGAGGAAGGTGATGAACTCGCCACCCTTGGTCTTGATCTGGTAGGCACCGATGTGCTGCGTGATGCCACCGGCCTCGCCGCGCACCACGTCGGTCCCGCGCAGCGCATCGAGCAGCGAGGTCTTGCCGTGGTCGACGTGGCCCATGATCGTCACCACCGGAGGACGCGGCTGCAATGTGTCCTCGGCGTCGACGTCAGCCGCGGTATCGATGTCGGCATCGCTGTCGCTCACGCGCTGGATGTTGTGACCGAATTCGGTGACCAGCAGTTCGGCGGTGTCCTGGTCGATGGTCTGGTTGATGGTGACCATCATGCCCATCTTGAACAGTGCCTTGACCAGGTCCGCAGCCTTCTCGGCCATGCGGTTTGCCAGCTCCTGCACCGTGATCGCATCAGGCACGACCACATCGCGAACCTGCTTCTCGCGCGGCTGTGACTGGCCGGCGAAGTGCGCACGACGTTCCTTTTCACGCGCACGCTTGAGCGCGGCGAGCGAACGGGCGCGTGCGCCTTCGTCCTCGTTCAGTGCGCGCGTGACGGTCAGCTTGCCGCCACGGCGGTCTTCGGTCTTGCGATCGCGCGGGTTGGCGGCGGGCTTCTTCGGAGCAGGCTCGGGCCGCTTGACCGGAACCGGCGAGGCAACCGGCGTGAACCGGCGCGGTGCCGGGATTACCGGTGCGGCTTCCTCCGCCTTCGGCTCAGCAGCCTTGGCTTCGACCGGAGCGGGCGCGGCTTCCGGCTGCTTGGCCACTTCAGGCGTCGCGACTGGCGCAGGCGCGGGTGCAGGCGCAGTTTCGGGCTCAGGGGTCGGCTCTGCCACAGGTTCGGGCGCGGGCGCGGCTTCGGCCTTGGCCTTTTCCTCGGCGCGGCGACGCTCTTCCTCGATCGCCTTGAGCTTCTCTTCCTGCTCGCGGCGGTTCGCAGCTTCGAGCGCGGCGAGGCGGGCTTCCTCGGCTTCGCGCAGCAGGCGGGCCTGCATTTCCTGGCGGGTTTCGCGGCTGGCCGAGGGCGGCGGAGGCGGCGGCGGCGGCGGTGGCGGCGGCGCTACCGGCGCAGCAGCAGGTGCCGGTGCAGCAGGCGCAGCAACAGGAGCGGCCTCGCCGGGCCGGCCCATCAGCTTGCGCCGCTTCACTTCGACCACCACCTTGTTGGTGCGACCATGGCTGAAGGTCTGCTTGACCTCTCCCGCCTCCACCGAGGTCTTCAGACCCAGCGGCCTACGGCCCAGTGTCGGCTTCTTGTCGCTATCGCTCATCGAACTCATTCGCCCTTCGTATCAATATCGTCGTTCGCCACCGCACCCGTCCCGGATTCGGTGGCTTCAGTCTCGTTTCCGAGAAAATGTATCAGGCGCTGCAGCGGCGCTTGCAGCCTTGCGGCGGCAGCGGGGTCGGTCAGCGCGACGTGAACGACGTTGTCGCGGCCCAATGCCACAGACAGCGCCGCTCGGTCCAGCGGCAAGATCACACCTTTCATCCCCGAACCTTCGGCGCCTTCGCCCACCCGCCAGGCTTGCGCCAGCTTGTTGGGTCCATCGGTGCCGGCGTCCGAGGCATGGCCGAGGAACGTCACCGCCCCTGCCCTGCAGCCTTGCGCAATCTTCTCCGTGCCCAGCAGCACATTGCCCGCCCGCAGCTCGATGCCGAGCCGGTCGGTCACCAGACGACGGAGCGCCTGTTCGATGCGGGATGGCAGATCGGTCGGGATGGACAGCGACGCACCTTTGAAGGCACGCGCCAGCGCTCCCTTAAGTTTGCCATTGGCAACAGCTTTTTCAAGGGCTTGCCGGTCCACGCCGATCCAGGCGCCGCGCCCGGGGGCACGCGCCATCACGTCGGGCAGCACGTCGCCGTCGGGCGAGATGGCAAGACGCGTCAATTCATCCCGCGCATCATGGCGCCCGGTCAGCACGCACTTGCGCTCCGGCGAGGCCTTCCCCGCCGGTGCAGTGCCGGAGATGTCGGAGCTTAGCGGCTCATTGTGAGGAATCCGCATCGGCGGCCTCCTCAACAGACGGTTCGTCTTCGAACCAGTGGGCGCGCGCGGCCATGATGATCTCGTTGCCCTGCTCTTCGCTGAGGCCATACTCGCCCAGCACGCCACCCTTGTCCTCGACGCGTTCGGGGCGATCGCTCTTTTCGCGCGGCCCCTTGTCGTTGCGACGGCGCTGCTCGGCGCGCTTCTTGGCAATGAGCTCGTCGGTGGCAAGGTCGGCCAGATCGTCGAGGGTCTTGATGCCGGCCTTGCCGAGCGTGACGAGCATCGCTTCGGTCAGGTGCGGCAGTTCGGCCAGCGCATCTTCGACGCCAAGGCCACGGCGCTGTTCGCGCAGGGCTTCCTCGCGGCGCTCGATCGCCTCGGCAGCGCGGCTCTGGAGTTCTTCCGCCAGCTCTTCGTCGAAGCCTTCGATCGTCGCCAGTTCGCTGGTCTCGATGTAGGCGACTTCTTCCAGCTCGGTGAAGCCTTCGGCCACCAGCAGCTGCGACAGCGTCTCGTCGACGTCGAGTTCTTCCTCGAACATCTTCGAACGCTCGGCAAATTCCTTCTGGCGCTTCTCCGAAGCTTCCGCCTCGGTCATGATGTCGATCGCCGAACCGGTCAGCGACGAGGCCAGGCGCACGTTCTGGCCGCGACGGCCGATAGCGAGCGACAGCTGGTCATCGGGCACGACGACTTCGATGCGGCTCTCTTCCTCGTCGATCACCACGCGGCTGACCGTAGCGGGCTGCAGCGCGTTGACCACGAAGGTTGCGGTGTCCTCGCTCCAGGGAATGATGTCGATCTTTTCGCCCTGCAGTTCCTGCACGACGGCCTGGACGCGGCTACCCTTCATGCCGACGCAGGCGCCGACCGGGTCAATGCTCGAATCGCGACTGATCACGCCGATCTTGGCGCGCGAGCCCGGATCGCGGGCAGCGGCCTTGATCTCGATGATGCCGTCGTAGATCTCGGGCACTTCCTGCGCGAAGAGCTTCTTCATGAACTCTGGGTGCGCGCGGCTGAGGAAGATCTGCGGCCCGCGGTTCTGGCGCTCGACCTTCATGATCAGCGCACGGACACGCTCGCCCACGCGCGGCACTTCGCGCGGGATCTGCTGGTCGCGGCGGATCACGCCCTCGGCGCGGCCGAGGTTGACGATGACGTGGCCGAATTCGACCGACTTGATCACGCCGGTGATCACTTCGCCGGCGCGGTCCTTGAACTCGTCGTACTGGCGGTCACGCTCGGCATCGCGGACCTTCTGGAAGATCACCTGCTTGGCCGACTGCGCGTCGATGCGGCCGAGGTCCACCGGCGGCAGCGGATCGACGATGAAATCGCCGATGGCCGCGCCCGGCTGCAGCTTCTCGGCAGCCTTCAGGTCAACCTGCTTGAAG is a window of Novosphingobium sp. THN1 DNA encoding:
- the pnp gene encoding polyribonucleotide nucleotidyltransferase, giving the protein MFDVKTVSLEWGGKTLTLETGRIARQADGAVIATYGETVVLCAVTAAKSVKEGQDFFPLTVHYQEKYSAAGRIPGGFFKRERGATEKETLVSRLIDRPVRPLFPEGFYNEINVIAQVLSYDGETEPDIVAMIAASAALTISGVPFMGPIGAARVGFVDGEYVLNPKQDVALADGRLDLVVAATDTAVMMVESEAKELSEDEMLGAVLFAHDEIKKVVGAIIQLAEKAAKDPWDIDLSDNTADIKKKLKDLVGKDVAAAYKLTDKSARSNALNEARAKAKAAFAEEGAQTQMVAMKTMKKVEADIVRGAILKDGQRIDGRTTTQVRPIEAIVGFLPRTHGSALFTRGETQAICTTTLGTKDAEQMIDGLEGLRYENFMLHYNFPPYSVGEVGRFGAPGRREVGHGKLAWRALHPVLPTKEEFPYTIRILSDITESNGSSSMATVCGGCLSMMDAGVPVKRPVSGIAMGLILEGDKFAVLSDILGDEDHLGDMDFKVAGTSEGITTMQMDIKVAGITREIFEVALRQASEGRAHILGEMTKALGEARTELSAHAPRIETLQIDKSKIRDVIGTGGKVIREIVATTGAKVDIDDEGLIKISSSDLTQIEAAKNWILGIVEEAEVGKIYKGKVVNIVDFGAFVNFMGGKDGLVHVSEMKNERVEKPTDVVKEGQDVYVKVLEIDQRGKVRLSMRVVDQETGGELEDTRPPREPREPRGDRGDRGDRRGPRGNDRGGRGDRGPRREGGEGRGDRGPRRDREDSPAPDHMPAFLKSDD
- the rpsO gene encoding 30S ribosomal protein S15; this translates as MSITAEKKQEVIAAHARAEGDTGSPEVQVAILTSRIQTLTEHFKSNHKDNHSRRGLLMMVNKRRSLLDYLKKKDVGRYNDLIQKLGLRK
- the truB gene encoding tRNA pseudouridine(55) synthase TruB gives rise to the protein MVDGWIILDKPLELGSTQGVAAVKRNLRAAGFGKCKVGHGGTLDPLATGVLPIAIGEATKLCGRMLDASKIYAFTVRFGEETDTLDLEGKVVATSDVRPSWAEIEAVLPRFTGPIAQVPPAYSALMVDGERAYDLARKGEAFELRSRDVTIFSLQADPVAGAGRVEELTLTAHVSKGTYIRSLARDIARALGTVGHVTMLRRLKAGPFDIAQAISLDKLNDVGKGAPLEHILLPLEAGLVDIPALSLDPEQARAVRQGRVLAGLPFEDGLYWAKAGSVPVALVELSGGSLKVQRGFNLQDVAE
- a CDS encoding GNAT family N-acetyltransferase; the protein is MSGDGLYVPLAEGDLRLELLREDHREGLRQACAQDDEIWTIYPFSYGGEAFDPQFDSLLNSAPQRRPYAVFSGEVLVGMTAWIEHGAPGWSIEVGNSYIVPSVRGTGLNGRLKRLMIDHAFACGLERVAFKVDAINLRSQAAVRKVGGVQEGVMRHERRTWTGRVRNTVLFSILRDDWMSDKA
- a CDS encoding thymidine kinase, coding for MAKLYFYYASMNAGKSTNLLQADFNYRERGMATMLWTAELDDRGGDRAIESRIGLHAEAHRFGHATDLWTAVKAAHVVQPLSCVLVDEAQFLSKAQVWQLARIADEAGIPVLCYGLRTDFQGELFEGAAALLGIADSLVELKAVCHCGRKATMNLRVDESGAAVRAGAQTEIGGNDRYVALCRRHFSEAMGS
- a CDS encoding YceI family protein; translation: MRRKTRQTIGALTLAASILTLGGNTPPQKLRYRIDAQHSDVHARVGFFGIASKTARFPAISGGIELDPAHLESVKLDVTLDATALEAGDSVTLKRLKGPDFFDVEHHPQVRFVGRSMMMTGPVTAVVSGDLTAKGVTRPTTLDVSFTAPPTKATGREAIRLSGRAKIDRTAFGMTAYRLIVAKNVTISIDTQMVPT
- the rbfA gene encoding 30S ribosome-binding factor RbfA, which encodes MGQVSDHPETRSVRLLKVGEQVRHILSELLTRQEVHDDVLSAHSVSVTEVRMSPDLRHATVFVKALLGKDEEVVLKALRTNTAYFQREVAQRLRLKYAAKLKFLPDESFDEASRIEQLLSDPKVLRDLED
- a CDS encoding DUF1697 domain-containing protein codes for the protein MTRYVALFGSINVGGNRVTMADLRWAFEREGLTGLETVVASGNLLFDYDERPLDGLEDLFAHVMLDRFDIRSFVAVRDRAAMAQAVEGNPFTGIGKDNLVHTLFLERQPDQVAFDKLAADQAMRGLEKLAIGERSIYIDFVSSVAESKLTSAFIERRLGCRGTARNVRSIARILSKMS
- the infB gene encoding translation initiation factor IF-2 — its product is MSDSDKKPTLGRRPLGLKTSVEAGEVKQTFSHGRTNKVVVEVKRRKLMGRPGEAAPVAAPAAPAPAAAPVAPPPPPPPPPPPPSASRETRQEMQARLLREAEEARLAALEAANRREQEEKLKAIEEERRRAEEKAKAEAAPAPEPVAEPTPEPETAPAPAPAPVATPEVAKQPEAAPAPVEAKAAEPKAEEAAPVIPAPRRFTPVASPVPVKRPEPAPKKPAANPRDRKTEDRRGGKLTVTRALNEDEGARARSLAALKRAREKERRAHFAGQSQPREKQVRDVVVPDAITVQELANRMAEKAADLVKALFKMGMMVTINQTIDQDTAELLVTEFGHNIQRVSDSDADIDTAADVDAEDTLQPRPPVVTIMGHVDHGKTSLLDALRGTDVVRGEAGGITQHIGAYQIKTKGGEFITFLDTPGHEAFTEMRMRGANVTDIVILVVAGDDGLMPQTIEAINHTKAAGVPMIVAITKSDKPEFNPQKIRERLLEHEIIVEAMSGDVQDVEVSAKSGAGLDELIEKILLQAELLELKANPDRAAEATVIEAKLDKGKGPLATVLVNRGTLKVGDILVVGTQSGRVRAMLDDKGRQVKAAGPSLPVEVLGIGGVPMAGDTLTVVESEARAREVAAYRQERATAKRTVQAPASLENMFSALAAKNTVIEYPLVVRADVQGSVEAIVNALNKISTDEIKVRILQSGVGAITEGDVNLAQASGAPIVGFNVRPNAKARELIERNKVRMKYFDVIYQLTDDIRSEMAGELGPEAIETVVGRAEVKEVFPAGKKDKAAGLLVVEGVIRKGLHARLTRNDVIVSRTTIASLRRFKDDVAEVRAGLECGVLLQDTNDIKAGDQLEVFEVEMRDRTL